ATATTTTAGGCTATTTCCTTTATGAAAAAACACATACAAAACTAAACAGTTCCAAAATCGGAGCTAAAGCATTTCTGTACGGACACAAGTATGGCTACTATGCACTACTCTTGTCATGGCTTCCGATTATAGGTGACCCACTAACAGTAGTTGCTGGTTTAGTTAGACTCAAGTTTGTTTGGTTTGTTTTAATAGGCGGCAGCTTGCGAGTGTTGCGGTATTATTTTTTAGCTATAATAATATAAATTAATATTTGGCTATATAACAATGAAGTATGTTTTTATTTTACTATCTCTTTTTTTATCTCTTGGCATATCAGTCCATGCACTAGAAAAAGTATCACTACAACTTCAATGGTTCGATCAGTTTCAATTCGCCGGATACTATATGGCAAAAGAGAAAGGGTTTTATAAAGAGGCTGGGTTAGATGTGCAAATAAACAAAATGACACCATCGATGAATACA
The sequence above is drawn from the Candidatus Sulfurimonas baltica genome and encodes:
- a CDS encoding YqaA family protein — translated: MPLLIALVFASTGNILAIIVNYILGYFLYEKTHTKLNSSKIGAKAFLYGHKYGYYALLLSWLPIIGDPLTVVAGLVRLKFVWFVLIGGSLRVLRYYFLAIII